Proteins encoded within one genomic window of Candidatus Pseudothioglobus singularis PS1:
- a CDS encoding ABC transporter permease subunit has translation MAAVRPLPQQSIIECIPPASEIADLRILNKDLNFIQAMTKRADDLSAQAQSATDYSELVKVTDSFSKLAERAEVKAKTLKELSNESNPLTEVNSSAELLEKVQILSKTLESKTQELSGLYNSNESSLLDSYESSISELNNQIDLTSSPDGIVALFPQIESLFQEIEENARYVSNSSESLTLTENIQKLTSNYSDKAEQYSDAFMSEMGSQISLLNDGINSLRANIDYLSSNSSVQSHLERLSEIREQVNASASIYKNYPGARDMVYNLDTLSIATHARVEEMADSHEIVSDLMPLVNDPEALVRAVKEAAIRTDVATIENVLIPLTNKANELSAKVIELAGRYDAGNYGDIKVRAVSSFDKTVERLDRQYISIRSTDPEALAANISGLSNNIESNMSAVRSVDPASQVQYFASLNTRVFDSVNTSDFSIFMNNVISIPGDVMMSSRNCVDAAFKDFTREFGNNIESFFDPLLTFLIVIEKLLLSTPWPIFLLVAGVLAWLGSRSIKVSIGVMTAFFAIGFLDMWEPMVSTVTMISAATILCLALGIPLGIWMSRSDRAQSWITPVLDVMQTIPSFVYLIPVVMMLGIGKVPGLIAVCIYAMPPIVRLTNLGIRLVDKEAMEAADAFGATYRQRLFMVQMPLALPNIFAGINQTIMMALAMVVIASMIGVAGLGLPVLQAVQNQFLSMGLLNGLAIVALAVIFDRVSQAFGTRIQKHRSGEVL, from the coding sequence ATGGCAGCAGTTAGGCCACTTCCTCAACAAAGCATCATTGAGTGTATACCCCCTGCATCTGAAATTGCAGACCTTAGGATACTCAATAAAGATTTGAATTTTATACAGGCGATGACTAAGAGGGCAGATGACCTTAGTGCTCAAGCTCAAAGTGCAACTGATTATTCTGAGTTAGTAAAGGTAACGGATAGCTTTTCTAAGCTTGCTGAGAGAGCTGAAGTTAAAGCCAAAACATTAAAAGAGCTCTCTAATGAGTCAAATCCATTGACTGAAGTTAATAGTTCAGCTGAGCTACTAGAGAAGGTTCAAATCCTGTCAAAGACTCTTGAGTCAAAAACACAGGAGCTTTCTGGCTTATATAACTCCAATGAAAGTTCACTTCTTGATAGTTATGAGAGCTCAATATCAGAATTAAACAATCAGATTGATTTGACTTCATCCCCAGATGGCATAGTTGCTCTATTTCCTCAAATAGAATCTCTCTTTCAGGAGATTGAAGAAAATGCTAGATATGTAAGTAATAGTTCTGAATCCTTAACTTTAACTGAAAATATTCAGAAACTTACAAGTAATTATTCAGATAAAGCAGAGCAGTATAGCGATGCCTTTATGAGCGAGATGGGCTCTCAGATTTCTCTGCTTAATGACGGTATCAATTCTTTGAGAGCAAATATTGACTATCTCAGCTCAAATTCTTCAGTTCAGTCACACTTGGAGCGACTCTCTGAGATCAGAGAGCAAGTCAACGCATCTGCGTCTATCTATAAGAACTATCCAGGTGCTCGTGATATGGTCTACAACCTTGATACTTTGAGCATTGCTACACATGCTAGAGTTGAAGAAATGGCTGATAGCCATGAAATTGTCTCTGATTTGATGCCCTTGGTTAATGACCCTGAGGCCTTAGTAAGAGCCGTCAAAGAAGCAGCAATAAGAACCGATGTAGCAACCATTGAAAACGTACTTATTCCTCTTACCAATAAAGCTAATGAGCTCAGTGCAAAGGTGATTGAGCTTGCTGGACGATATGATGCAGGCAATTATGGAGATATTAAGGTTAGGGCAGTATCTAGTTTTGATAAAACAGTAGAGCGACTTGACAGACAATACATCTCAATAAGGTCTACCGATCCAGAGGCTTTAGCGGCTAATATCTCAGGTTTATCAAACAATATTGAAAGTAATATGAGTGCAGTGAGATCTGTTGATCCTGCCTCTCAAGTTCAATATTTTGCATCACTCAATACACGAGTTTTTGATTCTGTAAATACCTCCGATTTCAGCATATTTATGAATAATGTCATATCAATACCTGGTGACGTGATGATGAGTTCTAGAAACTGTGTTGATGCAGCATTTAAAGATTTCACAAGAGAGTTTGGAAATAATATTGAGTCATTCTTTGACCCACTCTTAACATTTTTGATTGTCATTGAAAAATTACTTCTTTCAACCCCTTGGCCAATTTTCCTATTAGTTGCCGGTGTGCTTGCATGGCTAGGATCAAGAAGTATAAAAGTTTCAATAGGGGTAATGACTGCCTTTTTTGCTATTGGTTTTCTTGATATGTGGGAGCCAATGGTCTCTACGGTTACAATGATTTCTGCTGCAACCATATTATGTTTAGCGCTTGGCATTCCTCTTGGCATTTGGATGTCTCGATCAGACAGGGCGCAATCATGGATAACCCCAGTTTTAGATGTAATGCAGACTATACCATCTTTCGTATATCTCATTCCAGTTGTAATGATGCTTGGAATTGGAAAGGTTCCAGGACTTATTGCGGTCTGTATATACGCAATGCCACCAATAGTTAGGTTGACAAATTTAGGGATCCGATTAGTTGATAAAGAGGCAATGGAGGCTGCTGATGCATTCGGAGCTACATACAGGCAACGATTATTTATGGTGCAAATGCCACTTGCACTTCCTAATATATTTGCTGGGATTAACCAGACAATTATGATGGCCCTTGCAATGGTTGTTATCGCCTCCATGATTGGTGTTGCCGGCCTTGGATTGCCTGTACTTCAGGCTGTTCAAAACCAATTCTTATCAATGGGGTTACTTAACGGTTTGGCAATTGTTGCCTTGGCTGTAATATTTGATAGGGTTTCTCAGGCATTTGGAACTAGAATACAGAAACACCGCTCAGGAGAAGTACTATGA
- a CDS encoding glycine betaine ABC transporter substrate-binding protein — translation MNIKFTTKVFGAVAAALLLSTSANAAKCGKVTIADMNWASASLMANVDKAMLEAMGCEVELVAGSTMPTFTSMNETGQPDVAPEIWANAMADLVDSAVGAGRLHIGNIAPMSGLGEGWWVLPHTLDAHPELTTAQAILARPDLFPDKEDPSRGAFHGCPAGWGCQLSNQSLYKAFDMEALGWNLIDPGSAAGLDGSIAKASEQGENWFGYYWNPTSLVGKYDLRAVDFGVPYAGDDNWVGCIALGGDNCSDPEPSAWINSRVNTLLSDNMYYNGPKGAMDYFSARTWPGTVMNEMLVWMEDTGGTGADASVEFLSSHGDVWKPWVSADVAAAVEASL, via the coding sequence ATGAATATTAAATTCACTACTAAAGTATTTGGTGCGGTAGCTGCAGCTTTATTGCTCAGCACTTCGGCAAATGCTGCTAAATGTGGAAAAGTTACTATTGCAGATATGAACTGGGCCTCAGCTTCATTGATGGCTAACGTTGATAAAGCAATGTTGGAAGCAATGGGCTGTGAAGTTGAGTTAGTTGCCGGTTCAACTATGCCTACATTCACTTCAATGAATGAAACTGGACAACCTGACGTTGCACCAGAGATTTGGGCAAATGCGATGGCAGATCTAGTTGATAGTGCTGTTGGTGCTGGACGCTTACATATTGGTAATATTGCACCAATGAGTGGACTTGGAGAGGGCTGGTGGGTTCTTCCTCACACGCTTGATGCACACCCAGAATTGACAACTGCACAAGCAATTCTTGCACGTCCTGACTTATTCCCAGACAAAGAAGACCCTTCAAGAGGCGCCTTCCACGGCTGCCCTGCTGGTTGGGGTTGTCAATTGTCAAATCAAAGTCTCTACAAAGCATTTGATATGGAAGCTTTGGGCTGGAACCTAATTGATCCTGGATCAGCTGCTGGTCTTGATGGATCTATTGCTAAAGCATCAGAGCAAGGTGAGAACTGGTTTGGTTACTACTGGAACCCAACTTCTTTAGTTGGAAAGTATGACTTAAGAGCTGTTGACTTTGGTGTGCCTTATGCTGGTGATGACAACTGGGTTGGATGTATTGCACTAGGTGGCGATAACTGTTCAGACCCTGAGCCATCAGCTTGGATTAACTCACGTGTTAACACTCTTCTTAGTGACAACATGTACTATAACGGACCTAAAGGAGCTATGGATTACTTTTCTGCTCGCACATGGCCTGGTACTGTCATGAACGAAATGTTAGTTTGGATGGAAGATACAGGTGGAACTGGAGCGGACGCTTCTGTTGAATTCTTGTCTTCTCATGGAGATGTTTGGAAGCCATGGGTTAGCGCAGATGTTGCTGCTGCTGTAGAAGCTTCACTGTAA